A window from Temnothorax longispinosus isolate EJ_2023e chromosome 1, Tlon_JGU_v1, whole genome shotgun sequence encodes these proteins:
- the LOC139808371 gene encoding DNA helicase MCM8-like, translating to MGDKSKYYKKRRKTKETVENHTEPHQDETSCNSDNLDVGRNLDIPYYGWRLFFPDKEYKTNGNITKHIKAVEAFIERHEALSSLFTMANFEAGLSFDIDMYDLYNDDEFIEEWPNFKDELYEDPTNTLNCIKLGIHQKILETVPDENLQYVLKSISSLPTIKLGILNYQPITCLRDLKLNCYGKLLSTRGCVIRVGRVKYLAQWIVFACSKCRLQKLVKQKQETYTLPKKCDVCGVSKFYPVLDSLCTKTVLCQIIRIQEPLNDDQETKGRVPKILDVELLDDLVNICMPGDDITLTGIIKVQGVDDGTTKAQVGTPFSLYMKAITVINNKHRYPNKSSMSTEISLKNYLAIQDIYKEPNLFALLVHSLCPNIYGHEIVKAGLILSLFGGNAKHAQLRDDIHILLVGDPGLGKSQLLQACGRISAKGVYICGNSSTSSGLTVTLTKEPGSNDFALEPGALVLADQGCCCIDEFDKMCSQHQALLESMEQQSITVAKSGIICSLPARISILAAANPIGGQYDKSKTITENLNISQPILSRFDLIFLLLDKPNAHFDNLLCKHIMTVHSNSHANPNEEVIKLLSSNNECALRAKLILPLSTKIIPQPILRAYISYAREYVKPKLSAEAATVLQNYYLELRSKNKQFGSMPIFNRQLEAMIRLTEARAKLELRIEATEADALDVIDILRYATRDTVEDTVEDTMPKLQSDGKLTNKKIKMFIKILEKRVKATKEQIFSVKDLEALATSENIVINDFTVLISKLNEEGILLKIRKDTYKFIHIS from the exons ATGGGTgacaaatcaaaatattataaaaagagaCGAAAAACAAAGGAAACTGTTGAAAATCATACTGAACCAC accAAGATGAAACAAGTTGTAATTCGGATAATCTGGACGTTGGCAGGAATTTAGATATTCCGTACTATGGATGGAGATTGTTTTTTCCTGATAAAg aaTATAAAACCAACGGTAATATTACGAAGCACATTAAAGCTGTAGAAGCCTTTATAGAAAGACACGAAGCGCTATCTTCATTGTTCACAATGGCAAATTTTGAAGCAGGATTGTCTTTCGACATCGATATGTATGACTTGTACAATGATGATGAATTTATAGAGGAATGGCCAAATTTCAAGGATGAATTATATGAGGATCCAACAAACACGCTAAACTGTATAAAACTTGGTATTCATCAG aaaattttagagACAGTACCAGACGAAAATTTACAGTATGTTCTGAAATCTATTAGCAGTTTACCAACCATtaaattaggtatattaaattatcaacCAATCACATGTTTGCGAgatcttaaattaaattgttatg GAAAATTGTTATCCACCAGAGGCTGTGTGATAAGAGTTGGTAGAGTAAAATATCTTGCACAGTGGATAGTATTTGCCTGTTCCAAATGCCGTTTGCAAAAATTAGTCAAACAGAAGCAAGAAACATATACATTGCCAAAAAAATGTGATGTCTGTGgtgtatcaaaattttatccaGTTTTAGACTCGCTTTGTACAAAAACTGTCTTATGCCAAATAATTAGAATACAAGAACCATTGAATGATGACCAG GAGACTAAAGGTAGAGTACCTAAAATACTTGATGTAGAACTTCTGGATGATTTAGTTAATATCTGTATGCCTGGCGATGATATAACACTTACAGGCATCATCAAG GTTCAAGGAGTCGATGATGGTACAACTAAAGCACAAGTTGGGACTCCATTTTCGTTATACATGAAGGCAATAAcggttattaataataaacataggTATCCAAATAAAAGTTCTATGAGCACCGAAATTTccctaaaaaattatttagctaTACAG gatatatataaagaacCAAATCTTTTTGCATTGTTAGTGCATTCGTTATGTCCTAATATATACGGGCATGAGATAGTTAAAGCTGGATtgatattaagtttatttggAGGTAACGCAAAACATGCACAATTACGAGACGATATACATATCCTGTTAGTCGGAGATCCTGGTCTTGGCAAATCGCAGTTGTTACAAGCGTGTGGTCGAATATCTGCAAAAG GTGTATATATTTGTGGCAATTCAAGTACATCCTCAGGATTAACGGTAACGCTTACAAAAGAACCGGGATCAAATGATTTTGCTTTGGAACCTGGTGCTTTAGTTTTAGCAGATCAAGGTTGTTGCTGTATCGATGAATTCGATAAAATGTGCTCTCAGCATCAG GCGTTATTAGAATCGATGGAGCAACAAAGTATCACTGTTGCAAAGTCAGGTATAATATGTTCCCTTCCTGCACGGATATCAATCCTCGCAGCGGCAAATCCTATCGGAGGGCAATACGACAAGAGTAAAACAATAACCGAAAATCTAAATATTAGTCAGCCTATTCTCTCGCGAtttgatttgatttttttattattggatAAACCAAATgcg cATTTTGATAATCTATTATGCAAGCATATCATGACTGTTCATAGCAATTCACATGCAAATCCCAACGAAGAAGTTATCAAACTATTATCTTCCAACAATGAATGTGCTTTgag ggCAAAGCTGATATTACCATTATCCACTAAAATTATACCACAGCCTATTCTTCGAGCTTATATTTCCTATGCTCGTGAATATGTGAAACCAAAATTATCCGCTGAAGCTGCAAcagtattacaaaattattatttagaacttcgatcgaaaaataaacaatttggtAGTATGCCAATATTCAATAGACAATTAGAAGCCATGATTCGATTAACTGAG GCTAGGGCAAAACTGGAATTACGTATTGAAGCAACCGAAGCGGATGCATTAgatgtaatagatatattgCGATATGCAACGAGAGATACGGTAGAAGATACAGTAGAAGATACAATGCCGAAATTACAATCTGATGGTAAATTGACAAATAAGAAG ataaaaatgtttataaaaatactagaAAAAAGGGTAAAAGCAACTAAGgaacaaatattttcagtGAAAGATTTGGAAGCGCTTGCGACATccgaaaatattgtaataaatgattttactgttttaatttcaaaattaaatgaagaaggaattttattaaaaattaggaaagatacgtataaatttattcacatTTCGTAA
- the LOC139808475 gene encoding uncharacterized protein: protein MPCDGKNPNCDRRRELLARLKCLISSMDRKKPCEWDEPSSAPIVYCPTDLSSIPPYCGSAKPYKFFDFRSSIMYRCECIKRNGLQDRCMMWDCMGRPECMTKLYPVCEPGRAALLKLTDLGDVEIALRKFYCADQAREAALAAYCRLACDKARQKQILSCDKSSENVKPLCASARSNISNVGNNNDELAYLDDSSSLYQFREPSPYVLQSCNVCCPPCKSEEPSLRVMQFY, encoded by the exons atgccTTGCGATGGTAAAAACCCAAATTGTGATAGAAGACGCGAATTACTAGCGCGATTAAAATGTTTGATCAGCTCAATGGATAGGAA GAAACCGTGTGAATGGGACGAGCCATCTTCTGCACCTATAGTATACTGTCCCACAGATTTATCCTCTATTCCACCTTACTGT GGATCTGCTAAACCATATAAATTCTTCGACTTTCGATCGAGTATAATGTACAGATGCGAATGCATCAAAAGGAACGGTTTACAGGATAGATGCATGATGTGGGATTGCATGGGTAGACCAGAGTGCATGACAAAACTGTATCCAGTTTGCGAGCCAGGTCGTGCCGCATTATTAAAGCTGACCGATTTGGGTGATGTGGAGATTGCCCTTAGAAAGTTCTACTGCGCGGACCAAGCCAGAGAGGCGGCTCTGGCTGCGTATTGTAGATTAGCTTGCGATAAAGCACGCCAAAAACAAATTCTATCGTGTGATAAAAGTAGTGAGAATGTCAAGCCTCTTTGCGCTTCTGCAAGAAGCAACATATCAAACGTCGGAAATAACAATGATGAACTAGCGTACCTCGATGATTCCTCATCTTTGTATCAATTTCGTGAGCCGTCACCATACGTATTGCAATCTTGCAATGTATGCTGTCCGCCTTGTAAATCAGAAGAGCCATCTCTTCGTGTAATGCAGTTCTATTAA